A window from Symphalangus syndactylus isolate Jambi chromosome 22, NHGRI_mSymSyn1-v2.1_pri, whole genome shotgun sequence encodes these proteins:
- the TMEM37 gene encoding voltage-dependent calcium channel gamma-like subunit isoform X2, giving the protein MGLARSVGALAVVVAIFGLELLMVSQLCEDKHSRRKWVMGSILLLVSFVLSSGGLLGFVILLRNQVTLIGFTLMFWCEYTASFLFFLNAISGLHINSITHPWEQPWKF; this is encoded by the coding sequence ATGGGCCTGGCGCGCAGCGTGGGCGCCTTGGCCGTGGTGGTCGCCATTTTTGGCCTGGAGCTCCTCATGGTGTCCCAGTTGTGCGAGGACAAACACTCACGGCGCAAATGGGTCATGGGTTCCATCCTCCTCCTGGTCTCTTTCGTCCTCTCCTCCGGGGGGCTCCTGGGTTTTGTGATCCTCCTCAGGAACCAAGTCACACTCATCGGCTTCACCCTAATGTTTTGGTGCGAATACactgcctccttcctcttcttcctgaaCGCCATCAGCGGCCTTCACATCAACAGCATCACCCATCCCTGGGAACAACCATGGAAATTTTAG
- the TMEM37 gene encoding voltage-dependent calcium channel gamma-like subunit isoform X1, giving the protein MTAIGVQAQRPLGQRQPHRSFFESFIRTLIITCVALAVVLSSVSICDGHWLLAEDRLFGLWHFCTTTNQSVPICFRDLGQAHVPGLAVGMGLARSVGALAVVVAIFGLELLMVSQLCEDKHSRRKWVMGSILLLVSFVLSSGGLLGFVILLRNQVTLIGFTLMFWCEYTASFLFFLNAISGLHINSITHPWEQPWKF; this is encoded by the exons ATGACTGCCATCGGCGTGCAG GCCCAGAGGCCTTTGGGCCAAAGGCAGCCCCACCGGTCCTTCTTTGAATCCTTCATCCGGACCCTCATCATCACGTGTGTGGCTCTGGCTGTGGTCCTGTCCTCCGTCTCCATCTGTGATGGGCACTGGCTCCTGGCTGAGGACCGCCTCTTCGGGCTCTGGCACTTCTGCACCACCACCAACCAGAGTGTGCCGATCTGCTTCAGAGACCTGGGCCAGGCCCATGTGCCCGGGCTGGCCGTGGGCATGGGCCTGGCGCGCAGCGTGGGCGCCTTGGCCGTGGTGGTCGCCATTTTTGGCCTGGAGCTCCTCATGGTGTCCCAGTTGTGCGAGGACAAACACTCACGGCGCAAATGGGTCATGGGTTCCATCCTCCTCCTGGTCTCTTTCGTCCTCTCCTCCGGGGGGCTCCTGGGTTTTGTGATCCTCCTCAGGAACCAAGTCACACTCATCGGCTTCACCCTAATGTTTTGGTGCGAATACactgcctccttcctcttcttcctgaaCGCCATCAGCGGCCTTCACATCAACAGCATCACCCATCCCTGGGAACAACCATGGAAATTTTAG